A single region of the Motilibacter peucedani genome encodes:
- a CDS encoding cation:proton antiporter domain-containing protein, giving the protein MSETEHYALVVLLAALAGLAAVLSNRLTERLRVPAPLLVLASAAVAVAVVPDLHAPSGLTVEHVVTLALVVVLFDGGMHIGWDRFRAAAAPIVAVGVAGTFLTAAAGGLLLHVAFGLDWYPALLVATAVAPTDPAVVFSVLGRRQIAGRSSTVLEGESGANDPVGIALLASLLSAGGVSAGAFGHVAWEFCLQMGVGAVVGVVGGRLLLVFVRRVPLPSEALYPLRTTACAFVLYGVGTLAHGSGFLAVFVAGILVGDAGAPYKREVERFSSALGSLGEIVAFVLLGLTIDLDTLRDPDVLWPGLVLAVVLALVIRPVLAGLCLLPARLRPPELAFVLFSGLKGAVPILLGVLVLEAHVPQAERLFGIVVVVVVFSVLVQGSLVPVVAELLRLPVRTVEPEPWSIGVRLRDEPDGVHRLHVEPGSRADGVSVERLQDQLGGLWVSIVVRESQLVAVRAGTRLQAGDDVVVLADPELHDRLAAEFAVP; this is encoded by the coding sequence TTGTCCGAGACCGAGCACTACGCGCTCGTCGTCCTGCTCGCCGCCCTCGCCGGGCTGGCGGCGGTCCTGTCCAACCGCCTGACCGAGCGGCTCCGCGTACCCGCTCCCCTGCTGGTGCTCGCCTCCGCGGCGGTCGCGGTGGCGGTCGTCCCCGACCTGCACGCGCCGAGCGGCCTGACCGTCGAGCACGTCGTCACGCTCGCGCTGGTGGTGGTGCTATTCGACGGCGGCATGCACATCGGCTGGGACCGGTTCCGTGCCGCGGCGGCGCCGATCGTGGCCGTCGGGGTGGCCGGCACGTTCCTCACCGCGGCCGCCGGCGGGCTGCTGCTGCACGTCGCCTTCGGGCTCGACTGGTACCCCGCCCTGCTGGTCGCCACCGCCGTCGCGCCGACCGACCCCGCCGTCGTGTTCTCGGTCCTCGGGCGCCGGCAGATCGCCGGCCGGAGCAGCACGGTGCTCGAGGGCGAGTCGGGCGCCAACGACCCGGTCGGCATCGCGCTGCTGGCGAGCCTGCTCTCGGCCGGCGGGGTCAGCGCGGGCGCGTTCGGCCACGTCGCCTGGGAGTTCTGCCTGCAGATGGGCGTGGGCGCGGTCGTCGGGGTGGTCGGCGGCCGGCTCCTGCTGGTCTTCGTGCGCAGGGTGCCGCTGCCCAGCGAGGCGCTCTACCCGCTGCGGACCACCGCGTGCGCCTTCGTGCTCTACGGCGTCGGCACCCTCGCCCACGGCTCGGGCTTCCTCGCCGTCTTCGTCGCGGGCATCCTCGTCGGCGACGCCGGCGCGCCCTACAAACGAGAAGTGGAGCGCTTCTCCTCAGCGCTCGGCAGCCTCGGCGAGATCGTCGCCTTCGTCCTGCTGGGCCTCACGATCGACCTCGACACGCTGCGCGACCCCGACGTGCTCTGGCCAGGGCTCGTGCTGGCCGTCGTGCTGGCCCTGGTCATCCGGCCGGTGCTCGCCGGGCTGTGCCTGCTGCCCGCCCGGCTGCGCCCGCCCGAGCTGGCCTTCGTGCTCTTCTCGGGGCTCAAGGGCGCCGTGCCGATCCTGCTGGGCGTGCTCGTGCTCGAGGCCCACGTGCCGCAGGCCGAGCGCCTCTTCGGCATCGTCGTGGTGGTCGTGGTCTTCTCGGTCCTCGTCCAGGGCAGCCTCGTGCCGGTCGTCGCCGAGCTGCTGCGGCTGCCGGTGCGCACGGTCGAGCCCGAGCCGTGGTCGATCGGCGTGCGGCTGCGCGACGAGCCGGACGGGGTGCACCGGCTGCACGTCGAGCCGGGGTCCCGGGCCGACGGGGTGTCGGTCGAACGCCTGCAGGACCAGCTCGGCGGGCTCTGGGTGAGCATCGTCGTGCGCGAGAGCCAGCTGGTCGCCGTGCGGGCCGGCACCCGGCTGCAGGCGGGCGACGACGTGGTCGTGCTGGCCGACCCCGAGCTGCACGACCGGCTCGCGGCGGAGTTCGCCGTTCCCTAG